The window CTATGCAAGAGTTGATAGTTGTTGACTAGCAGAAGCAAATTTCATTGCTTCAAGCTAAAAAATATTCAGCCAACTATGATCTCAATCATATGATAAATAAAGTCGATAGCCAACTAtaaaaactttcatatcttaaaccATATTGTGTCCTTCTCCACGTCCACaaacatgtgtttctcaacccgcgggccaacctaAGCCCGTCGAGGGCCAACCCGCGAGGGCATGGGCCTAGGCGGGTCAGCCCACGAtgggcttgggttgataaaattccaacctaaCCCGCTTAATTGgcttggcggggcgggccaacccaacgggcccaacccaaattgatcgTTATAATCGCCGGTTTGGCATGCCATCGACCATCCCTTCTTTTTCCAGCGCCGTCACCCACTCCACAACCCACGGCGAGTAGTTCTTAGTCGTCGGCGCCGCTGCCGGGGCCTCAGATCCGTCGGTCCGGTTCTCTGACGCCCGATCCGTAGTGTCGTATGCCTCCGATGTCGATCGGGACCCTGAGCTCTTGCTGTCATTATGTTCTGACTGGACTTGTGTGATGTTTTTATATTCTGGCCTTCGTGCCGCCATTGTATCTCGATCCGAGTGTCGATCTCATATCCCGGCCTACGTACTGCTAGTACCTCCCAGCATGCGTGCCGCTATTATCTCTTGACGTGCAGCTCGTCTTTCAGCTCCGTGCCGCGTCCAGCTCCGCATCGTCGGATCCAGTACTTTATCCGGCTCAAAGTCATCTATTCTCTCTTCCGGTTCACAACAACTTGAGCAGCGTCTCATCCGAGGgcaccccctgggccagggtacgttaccgTACTCACTCTCCATTCATTTGATTATTCTAGtattagtctgttacttatatattcgttggatttgCCTCGAGCCTCGGGGGTATCAAGAACCGGGGTAATTCGGTCGttagctgcaggtagcgttgaccagaggataTCTGACGATTTGGttaacatagaagtcatctcagcataccccccttCGGGACGTCGTTATTCGgtcaacatttcatccacctcaTTTGACtgtccatctgactcagattccggactaGATCATTAAATATTGAGAGTGAAATAACTAGGACTTAAAATGGCAATTTTCAAAAGACACTAGTTGATAAGATATAATTTATGGTCCTATAAATGGTATCAGTAGGGATGAGTAAAGTTCAATTAAACTGAATAAATCAACTGCATTAGAAAATCTAGTTTGATTATTttgtaatttcaatttttttttttaatttgtttttgatTATATAGGTTAATTTGGTTCGAGCTCGATTTTGAATACCTTATTTGGTTAAACgagtaaattgaaattaaaaatttaattaaaaaaatcatcataAATGACAATGATGGTGGATTTCGAAATATAGTACCACCATGGTTTTTTggtgaatttttaaattataattagaaaattttggttaattcaatttttgattaaattaatcaatatttttattGGTTCAAATTGTTCgatttttttttagaaagtttGATTTATCCGGTTAACTAGAAAAATTTCAGTTAGTTTGGTTCGATTAATTTGATTCTCTTTGATTCGATTTTAATTGAGTACTTAATTCTAGAGAGAGATTAAACTTAGGTTCGAAGGCACTAAGCAACAGGTACAGacaatctaaatttttaaaatttccaatacTTTTTGATATCTCTCTGCTGATATAGTTATCACATAAGAAGATTGTACACCCGGTAGTGAATTTTTCCACTAAATGCATAAGAAGCGAGAAACAAAGACTCTTAACATTGTCAAAGATCTGATCAACGCAAGAATTGGAGCTCTATCGAAGTTGTTACAGCTTAAGTCCAACCAATTTAGATGCTTATCTGGGTCGAAGTTCTGAGTCGCTTTGTACAATAAATAAAGAGGTCGAGTTTTACAACGTGACTTGGTTCTTGCAGTCAAAGTCTCTCCGGTCAGAGATTAGATGTTTTGTTCCATTTTTTATGGATCAAGATGGTCCATAGTGTAATTGTGGAAGGATTATGTCACGATTCAACTATAATTGACTATGATCTTTTTTTATGTTCACTTTCTCATTCAGGTTATAGTTTGGATTAAATTGGGCAATCGGAGGCCACCCCCTACTTGGTGCCCGATAATCCTTCCATCCGTCCATCGTCGGCGGCCTCTGGGCGACCAACCCGATCTAAATTATAACCTAAATAAAAAGATGAATTTAAAAAAGGATCACAATTATTTACAGTTGAATCACGACCATGATCCACTTGCATCGGTCATCACTCCTCCATGGAATTTGCAAGGGTGTTTGTCTGAGCTTATAAGCTCTATCAAACAGTTtataagctgttttggagcttataagctcttcaaatttgtttgataattttttttccaaacaatttataaattatcaaaataagttgttttgaagcttataagttattttttaaaaaatatggaagagcctactttaaaaaaaaaaaatcttattttaataattttcttctctaaaatatccttatataatttcataaatcctcatcttatcctccataaatttttataaacttaaTATCTTTCTATCTCGGCCGACTTATCTTTCAGGCCGTGCCATCTTCTCCGCCCAACTTCTCTTTCCAATTTTCTATCCTCTGGTGCAGAAATTCACCCAAAACCCTCTCTTAATAAAAAGTTCAAAActctctattaatagtattataccctttttgataattttattaataaaaatatcttataatataaaacacatcaatatctttaagttgattATAATAAATTCATCCAAATATATTGatactttattttaaaaataagatcTAACAActtataaatttctaaaataatttataagcGGTACaagtttataaattatttttaataaatttaggcACACTAGCTCTGACGTAAGGAGGGCCCCCCTCTACTTCTCTATGTAAAGCTGCATCGATTTGAAGAAAAACTAAAGAGTTGTCAAGGAGAAGTACGGTGGAGGATTGGGCGCAACAGAGGAAGCTATGATTTtaaaattgttagttagagtcctagagtcaatcatttgatgattgtattatggacttattgtatcatattcttatataaatgaagacatttattttttgttattatacttacttgtattagtgccaaataaactaagtataatagcgtccttgagtagaaggttcttacctatatcaatcgattggttgaatcgatagtgagatgatatagggaacactactcttaatcattcctagtcgaatattaacattcagggacaatgttaatgcgacgagactagcatgtaggtcaactcgatgacttgatctcacaagtcatggatatagagatatcaagttgacacatgagtatgcattggagaatgtatactgaatgacccgtcataagaaagtatcatggatcgttatatgagtgtcatatactttatcatgtgactattagtatgactagtagtccttagacctgaagtcaccatggttccctacataaggagttatgtactttggtttcgtcaaacgtcacccgtaattgggtggactataaaggcgattactggtatgtaacaaattatgcggagggatgtgagtgatgtagatgggatctatccctcccatatgatgggagtgacatcgatattcttgatagagtgagaccacgaagtacatggtcatgcccaaatgagtcaatatgagatattgagcttatttgatttagtgagactacttggagttcaagatttagattgattagaggatgacacagtctatgcctcacattgatcaatctagatgtctaggatagaatgacacttttcatatattgtgagaagtcataattagtagtcacaaggtgatgttggatctcaacattcttgtaacttgggtagtaatgatgtgttgctagatactgctcattacttatgctcctaaatgggtttagggacattgccaacgttacaagaacctatagggtcacacactaaggacaattagatggagattaagttcatatgatgaaccaagaggattagattcatatgatgaatcaaattggattaagagtaatcctaattgggctaattgagttggactcaagttgattcatgtgttcaatgcgtctaatttagattatgactcattgaatcaatttaattaaatgaattagattcattatattaaattaacttgaattaaatggttggattagatcaaccatgagacagattaagtcaagtttgacttgacttgagaggaagaggaagaggaagagtcaagtttgacttgactttatgccacatcatttgtgacttggcattaagtggccaataatggtgttacacatcatcatgtttagcacatgtgtgtgccacctcatggaggttacaaatctctttaatggccacattaaatgagaatgggggtttcaattcccattgtggccgaccacttttgtgagaaatgaaaattcatttttcattcaaggatcattcattccatcttcttgctctccctctcctcctcttgccgtgactgatcaagggtgctagcacacctttgtttagtttttctccacccatttgttcgtgtggatatttctagaggatcgtacgcttgacgatctcgagatccgacacttccttggacCAGCGGGATTCATAAAGGgcacacatcaagggtaaaaggttttctccttgtaaatctagtttagaactaagtctaagaaactcgtacttgtaaatttttgttttatattaCTTTGCACGGCTCCGGTGACGGagatttcggggtttctgcgatgcgaaaaaatagttttcgcggcccgaaaatcccaacaaaaATTGGGTACGTGAGCCTCTCACTCACAATTTATAAGCTTTTAAGATTTGCTGTTCACGCCTCACAATATATAAGCTTTTAAGATTTGCTACTGTTTGTAGATCCGGATAGGTCAGCTAGTGAGGATTTTACTTGAAAAATAATTAAAGGTCTTTCTcgagttttgaaattaaattagtagcaatagtataaaaataaataatacaaaaTCTGAAAGAAAGagattcaaaattttatttagttacaatcgagatggttgttaatccaagacaatggcAACACTAGAAAAATCTTATTCGTGTAGgcgaagaaacctcttacaatctttgaacactcagactattgctagaaaataaatgcttgagttgttgatatattcctagctccagggacaTTTTTATAACTTATAGAAATTTCATCCAtaccttgagggtgcctcccaagGGTTTGGAAGACACCTCCAGTGAGACGgaagcggataaaattttatctactgCAAATGACTATTTTGGCCAGGTCGAGGGCGTCCTTCACCCGAAAGTGGCAGAGGCGCTGGCTCgcttcgaaggcgccttcaacaccttgttgagggcgcctccagcagtgtTCTCCAGCTCTTTTCGCTCTCCTGTTGCTTCGATCGTTTGGATGATTGCGATCAAttgaaatagggctcatccgaattcaattttcggtcttctcctcgagcaggcttccgttccaacttctcgtccctcgaacgtcacataCGTTATTcttgtccactggtgtactcttccatagtcctctcgtctctcggacgcaccgaacccgttgactcccttctcgtgccgttattctcgttagctgcgtcttccgctcgacttcctgtgctcctaagcttatgcacacttagacacagggattaaaaccagagcatgacctaacctaacttgattgatcacacaAAAACAACCTTGAAATTTTAACACTGTTCACACCTTACAATCTATAAGCGTTTAAGATTTAGTGCATTAGTAGCTCTCATGCCTAACAAtttataagttttttaaaacaaatatagATTCGTTATATTAACGGTATTCTAATATTGTCTCTATAGATATAGATGAAAGTAAATATAGATACATAAACATTATACGTATTAAGGGATAAATACTAAGTTGTCAATTTTTGATAATCGATTCCTACATATTATACTAGAAATGTGATAAAACTACTGTCTATGCTAAGCCTAGGagataattttaaacttttaaggTTTGACATAGTAGTAGCTTAAATGCCTAACAATCTATAAGCATTGGTTTATTGTATTTTTCAACGCGACTTTAAAATCATTCAAACGCGTCATTCAAATGCATTTTATAGTAATACACTGATTTATTTATGGTAATTTTAAAAGGAATGTTAATTTAtggtaattaaaattatttaaatgcaTTAATTTTAAGGAACACTgatttatttatgttaattttcATATGTGGTCGCTACCTTCGACTCATAATGCGAACGCTTTAATTATAGTTCAATCCATCTCAGAAATATTTTCTCATCAAATAAACACATTAAATATCatcaatgatatatatatattatcatacACACTTCTGGACGATCTTCGCAAGTTAGAACACCTAAACCCTCAAAAATAAATAAGGCATCCGGACAAGATATTTGAGCGTCTATAAAGATTTTCATGTAAAtggttaaataaaaatataattaaatcgaATAAATCGATCAAactaatcaaatttaaaaaatcgGTTTGGTTatttcataattttattttatttcttaaaaattaCTTATATcggttaatttgatttttattttatttcttaaaaattacaatttgattttaaaatttcttattcattTAAATtgaataatccaaaacaaaaaaatcgataaaaattatcataaatgactatgatattgaattttgaaatccAGTACCGCTGTGATTTtgataaatatttatatttttttaaaaaaattaagttaattcgatttttaactaaattaaataatattttattgattaattttgtttgatttttattaaaaaaattatgtcaGCTTAATTAGTTCAACAAAATTTGGTCTGCTCCATTTTAGTTTATTTGGTTCAATTctatttaattagattttaactAAATACTCAGCTCTAGCGATATCtaagtatatatatttttgataaactaaatatttaaattttataatttgaaGTAATCATCCCGATCCTACCAAAATATTTCACTAAAGATCAAAGAATTCCAAATTTCCATTCAATGAAGAACATTTGTTAAAATCGGAATGAAGTGctccttaaattttaaatttgggtGCACAGGGAGTTCTGCTTATCAATACACCGGCGGCCACCGTATCTTGAATGCAATGAGGACTGATCAGGGATCTCATCTCAATACATGAGGATGGATCAGATAATCTCTTCGGATGAGTATAATGATTAACACATGATATGTTATCATCATGAGATCTAAGGTTCGAATTTCGATAAAATCAAAGTAAATACCTTCCTTATATGTTAGTCGCTATTTCAAAAGTTAGTAGTcgtccatgatttatctcctttgTGTTGACCTGGGATGAATTGAGGGGGGGCACTGAAGACGAACGTATTCGTCTTTTTGTCACCATGAAAATCGATGAGAtacctaaattttgaaaaaaatcttgTCCGCCACTGCTTTATTACAGAGTTAATatcctttatttatataattttcaaaGTTTGATTTTTTGAGAAAAGAGAGGttattttatatattaaattCGTATCAAAACCAAATCGAATCAAAATTTAATATCATAATTATCAAAGAGACCTCCTTTATATTGATCCTGAAAATATGGCCGCGTGTATTTTTTGATTTGTCTTGATGATcgataaaaaatttccttatgaccGGATCGATCACCCCCACGCCAACGTATTCGCCACCAAGGAGACTCCAATACCTTTGACATAaatagatttgattttttttttcccttacCAAAGAGTATTGGGCTAGGTGTCCAAGAGAGGCCTGAAAATATGACCGCGTGCGTTTTTCGATTTGTCCTGATGATCGATAAAAAATTTCCGTATGACCGGATCGATCACCCCCACGCCAAAGTATTCGCCACCAAGGAGACTCCAATACCTTTGACATAaatagatttgatttttttttttttaccaaagagTATTGGGCTAGGTGTCCAAGAGAGGCCCATCAAAAACCTTTACTATATAATCTCTTCTCGGAATGAAAACGGAAGGCCGGTTCTTCCCTTTCGGAATCCTCATCGGAAAACCTAGATTCGATCCGTCGCAAAGGTACGATTTTGATTGCATTCGACGTGCTGTTTGCTTGAGTGAAAGATGCACGTGCTCCTTGATTAACTATTGTCTCATCCCTGAGGACCCGATCTGCATATGATTGCTGAGATCCCATTTTTACGAGGATTTGATAGATCTCCCGGGATGCATGTTCGACTTGCATGATATATCGGCGTTATCTTGTGCCTTATAGTAGTTGTTGGTATTATTTTATTGCTTTGATCTGTTCTTCAAGTAGCAAAAACTCTAAATTGAGAAGAACTGGTAATTGGATGGACGACAGTTTATGCGAATTTCATGGTTAAATCAGTGGCTGAAGAATATTTTCTAGGAGCTTATTCATTTACCTACCTGGGAATTCTGGAAAGCTGGTTTTATTGGCTCTTTAATGACACTTATCGCACCCTACTGCTCTGATTATGATATTGTATTAGTTATTGCTCAAACTTTTAAGATGTGTGGTGCTCACTAGCATGTATGATATAGTTTGTGGACTACTGACCACAATTCGTATGAAACACATTCTAGGAATTTCTCATCTTCATGTACTTTTTCATCAGTAATACATTCATCTTGGCCTAAAATTGGTAACTTATCTTTCTTTTCTCATAAGTGCTACCTTGTTACGTGTACTTTTGTGGTTCAAGTAATGCACAATCAAAGTAATTGATTAGTGAATGAGCTCCTATATACAGCTTCTTGTTCCATTTGTTTCTCTCTTTTTAGTATTCTATTGAGTCCTGCCTTTTTCTCCCAACGTTGTCAAACTGAGGATCATATCGTGACTCACTTTTATGAAGTTTCATACTGTAAATCAAATCACCAGGCCTGAGTAGTCAAAAtaattaaatagattttaagATTTCTATCTTAAATAGatgttttctttttaaattatcaaaatattataATTCCTATTCAATGGATCATACTCGTGGTtcataaacaaaaagaaaaagaaaagaaaaaaatatatataggcTATTCTATGTCACTTTGATAAAAAAGATTCAGAATTATTATTTGTTTCATTTCTTATCTGTGGCTGCCAACTCTTTGATTCCATTCGATTGTGTATAACCTAAAGATTCATCTTTCATTTTGAGGGTTGAGTTTAATTATGAatgaatttagtttaattataactAGGTTATGTTTAATTTGAAAGGTTTGAATTTAGTTTTCGGTAGGCTTTTTCCTTTTTCATCCACAAGATACGGGTTGCAGCCCATCAAATTGGcacaattctttaaattttttgatatataTTGATTATATGACAGTTAAAATGGTGGCTAATGCTGGAGGTCCGCCCAGAGGAAGTGCAGCAGCTGCTGCGAGCTTGCGTAGGCGGAGAACGGCAGGTGGTGGTGGTGCAGCTGCCGGCGGAGGTGCCAGTACGATGCTCCAGTTCTACACTGATGATGCTGCTGGTGCTAGGATGTCTCCCAACACTGTTCTCTTCATGAGCATTGGATTTATTGCTGTCGTCGCCCTTCTTCATGTTTTCGGTAAACTCTACATTCGTCATTAGTGTTTCGTCAATTCATCAAACATGCGTCTGATCGAATGTTTACCCTCTTTTTCCTTTGATGTATCGGATCTGACATAGTGTTTATGTTTTGGTGGTAGAAAAACCATGGTTTTGTTATTGAATTCCCAACTACAGCATATGCTTAAAGTGCTCACTTTACTAGATTGTTTTGATATTCCAGTTGAGAAGCCAAAGGTCTTATTTTATCTCACTACATCAGTGAGCAGCATCAGCATCAGTTCCACTGATTCATATTATTAATCATACCCGTTGACCCTCCTGCAATTTATCCTGATCTCGCCCTGCGATCCGGTCAACGGGCTGATGTTTCCCATCGTCCCCATGGCTGCCGCAAAGTCGGTGAAGAATGCCGCTGCGTTGGTGCTGTATTGCTGCACCAACGCATCCTGTGACCCACCATTGAAGAGCTCCTGGTCCGTGTGCAGCAGGCTCCGCTGCGCCATCAAATCCCGGAAATAGGCGTTGTCAAAAGCCATCGGAGTCTGGGCGTCCAACGGGGCTGCAGCCCCGTCGCCGTCGCCCTGTGTTGGCGGGCAGTTCTGTCGACGCAGGGATGCGAAGCCAGGGTCGATGTTGGTGTCGTTGTAGATGTGGGCACGGTAGTTAGCACAGTAGGCTAGGCCGACGGTGTGCGCACCTGAGAGCGCGGTCATGTCGCGGGCGCTCAAACCCTTGCCGGCAAAGGTGGCGATGAGCTGAGAAAGGCTGGATGTCGTGCTAGGGAGGTTGGTGTTGGCTGCGCTCTGGCTGGCGGTGGTGGCGTCCCGGCGACCCAGTGTTACGGTCCATGTCGGGCCACCAAGCTGCAATACATAACGATCATCAGTCACAAACCAGAACAGCGTATTTATATTGGCTTTGAGAGGCAAACCAGAACAACGCTGTCCCGGGCAGCTAGCGCGAGTATGTCGGCGCAGGAGACAGTGGTCGGGCAGGCAGCTTCGACGGCGGATTTGATGGCGTCGACGACTTCGAAGCCGTGAAGGGAGTTGGCATTTGGGCGGGCGTTCTTCTCTCCGGTGATGGTCGGCGTGTCATCCAGGAGAACCGACGCATCACATCCCTGATCATAATCAACAGTAAACACCATGCACGTagatataaatataaatacacGCTCGGATCGCTAGTTGAAGGAGATCAGATCCTCTGTCCCAAGATTCTCGTGTCCTTATATCCCCTCATCGATTGAACGGATTATATCACATCTCAAGAATACAGTACACATCACGAGGATGTCATGACCGTCTGACCGATGAAGAGATAGGGGGACATAAGAATATTAACACCGAGGATATGAAGTGCGTACGTTGACGAAGCAATCATGGAAGAAAAGCCTGAGCATGGAAGCGCCCACTCTTCGCTCTCTGTTCACAGCTTGGCTCATTCCCGACCTCACAATGCTCGGCAGATTCGGGCACGTACTGCCGTAGAACGTTGCAGAAAGCTGGCCGTCGATGGCAGCGCAGCAAAACAGAGCAACAAAACAGAGCATGCCCGTGAAACCATCGCACAACCTCGCCATGCTTGTTTTAGCTGCAGTGCTGCACGGCACCCCTGAATGAATCATCGATCGAATAGGTTCAGGTATTTATAGGGAAGATTATCAAGCTTGGCAGGCAGGATCATAATGCATTTGCTCAGCTGCGAACTAAATCTCGCATGCAAATTTATGAACAAATAGACATCTCCGTTCCAACCGCCAGCGTAGCAGGATGCGGATTTGCAAGCAAAGCTTCGGTTTATCTTGAGAGCTAACGCAGATGTTTCCAAGTTTGGGGTCTTGGTTTGAATTTAGAGGAGAAGGCGCAGCAAAGAAGCGTCGAGGATTCAGACTTGCTTAGTTCATGCGTTTGAATTATTATCAGAAGATGAGCAGCTTTTCTGGTTGATTGATTAATGAAGTATATGTCACCAGGAACCGTATAATGTCATTATCTCATTGATTCTTGAATATATATTTtggagaaacaaaaaaaaataagagtCAACTTTTGCTAATATTTTTGTCATGAAAAATACATGacctaattgttttaatttactttaatagaTCTTAGCTTACCCTAGCTAGTAAAACTTGAGTGATGATATCATATGTAGGTTGATAATTAAGTTTCTCATGATTAGTGTTCCTATCTGAGATCGTCAGAGAACGAGGCACCGGTGAGTTATTTTTGAAATTGACGAAGTCACTAATTATCAAAGGAAGGAATGAGTCATCAAAGATGTTCGCCAATCctaagagagagagaaagaaagggaagggttaCAATGGAAACCAAACCAGAGGTGCTCTAGCTCAACCTGCATTCCGATGTTCAAGTAAGATTTCCAGCGACAGGGAAATGGAGAAAAGGAATATTAATATGTAGAAGTATGAATATGTGTAATTATATACATGCCCATATCTTCATCCACGAGAGCGGATACCTTTTATATTATTATCGTTAAATACTTCTCTTTAGGTATTAATTGATCATTGGATATATCATGTCCTGGTAATTGAGATGTCACATCATCATATCTAAAGTCATA is drawn from Zingiber officinale cultivar Zhangliang chromosome 1B, Zo_v1.1, whole genome shotgun sequence and contains these coding sequences:
- the LOC122026889 gene encoding peroxidase P7-like, translated to MLCFVALFCCAAIDGQLSATFYGSTCPNLPSIVRSGMSQAVNRERRVGASMLRLFFHDCFVNGCDASVLLDDTPTITGEKNARPNANSLHGFEVVDAIKSAVEAACPTTVSCADILALAARDSVVLLGGPTWTVTLGRRDATTASQSAANTNLPSTTSSLSQLIATFAGKGLSARDMTALSGAHTVGLAYCANYRAHIYNDTNIDPGFASLRRQNCPPTQGDGDGAAAPLDAQTPMAFDNAYFRDLMAQRSLLHTDQELFNGGSQDALVQQYSTNAAAFFTDFAAAMGTMGNISPLTGSQGEIRINCRRVNGYD
- the LOC122050388 gene encoding protein transport protein Sec61 subunit beta-like; the encoded protein is MVANAGGPPRGSAAAAASLRRRRTAGGGGAAAGGGASTMLQFYTDDAAGARMSPNTVLFMSIGFIAVVALLHVFGKLYIRH